The nucleotide window CGGGCATAAGGGCGATTTGATGGTCACACACTATGCGCGGGAATTCGACGGCTTGGCCTACGCGCAGACGTTGCTGGATAAACTCGAATTGCGCGAGTTTCTCAGCCCGCTGGGATCGTATGCATCGGTGTTGGAGCTGGGCATGTACGATGCCACCGGCAAAATTCACGCGGAATTGGCCCAGCGCGGTTTGACGCCGCAGATGCCCGAGTGGGTCGCGCAGTTCGACGAGCTCGTGCGCAAGCAGGCCGAGAGCCCGTACCTGGGGCCGCGCCTATGGGCCCGTATCCCGCAACGGCGCTACGTGTGTTTCTACCCGATGAACAAGAAGCGGGAAGGCAACGACAACTGGTTCATGCTGCCGTTTGCCGACCGCGCAAAGCTGATGACCGAACACGGCAAAGTCGGCCGCTCGTATCAGGGGATGGTCACGCAAGTGATTTCAGGATCGATCGGATTTGACGATTACGAATGGGGCGTCGATCTCTACGCCGACGACCCGCTGGTGTTCAAAAAATTGGTCTACGAAATGCGCTTCGACGAGGCGAGTTCCCGCTACGGTGAGTTCGGCGCGTTTTGGAGCGGCCTGCAATTTTCACCCGATCAGCTGCACGTCTTTCTCGACGGCGAATCGGTCCCGCAACTCACCACCCCGTAGCGGATCGCTACAGCGGCACGACGCGCACGATGTGCGAGGCGGTCGCATCCCAATCGTCGAGCAAACGCTGCGCGCGCACGCTACCGGTGCGGCTCGCATGCCGTGCGACCAAGTCGCGTAGCATCGCCGCATCGTCATCGGTGGGGCTCACGGCCTCGATCTTCACGGAGTCGGCGTTGTAGCGCCGTTCCCGCGCGAAGGCGCCGCCGGTATCGATCACGTAGGCGGTGCCGCCGGTCATACCGGCGCCGAAGTTGCCGCCTGCCGCTCCGAGCACCAGCACGATTCCTCCGGTCATGTACTCGCAGCCGTGCTGGCCTACGCCTTCGACCACGGCGGACGCGCCGGAATTACGCACGGCGAATCGCTCGCCCGCGCTACCGGCGGCGAAGAGGCTGCCCGCGGTTGCGCCGTAGAGCGCCACGTTCCCCAGGATCACTCCTGCATCGTCGGTTTGTGCGAGCGCGCCGGACGGGCATAGCACGATCTCGCCGCCGCAGAGTCCCTTCCCGACAAAATCATTCGCCGCGCCTTCGAGGGCCAGCGACATTCCATCTACGGCGAACGCACCAAACGACTGCCCGGCGGTGCCGTGCAGGTGGAAGCGTAGATCGGGTGCGGTTGCAAACGTTTCGAGCGCGAGGCGCCCCGCGAGGCGCGCACCGAGCGTACGATCGGCATTGCTCACGCGCTCTTCGCGCCGGTACGGCAGGCCGGCGCGCGCGGCGGCTAGCGCCGGTTCTACCCAGGCGTCGTCGAGCGGTTCGCGCTCGAGCGGACGATCGTTGCGCCCGCCCTGGTAGCGGCTCGGCCCATCGCCGCTCGCCGCGAGCATCGCGCGAAGATCCAGGCCGCCGTCGTCGCGCACTTGATCGAGCAAATCCACACGGCCGATCGCTTCGTCGATATTGCGGAGTCCCAGCGATGCAAGCAGCGCTCGTACGTCGTGCGCGAGGTTCGTAAAATAGCGAACGAGATGCTCCGGCTTGCCGCGGAACTTCGCGCGCAACTCGGGGCGCTGCGTTGCAATGCCCGCGGGGCAGGTATTGAGGTGACACTGGCGCGCCATGTCGCAGCCCAGCGCGACGAGCACCGAGGTGCCGAACGCAAACTCATCGGCGCCGAGCAGCGCCGCAACGACGACGTCGCGCGCGGTCCGGATGCCGCCATCGGTGCGAAGGCGAACGCGCCCGCGCAAACCGTGATGCACGAGCACTTGCTGCGCTTCGGCCAGGCCAAGCTCCCACGGATTGCCGGCGTATTTGATGGAGGAGAGCGACGATGCGCCCGTGCCGCCGCTGTTGCCGGCGATCGTGACGAAATCGGCATAGGCTTTCACGACGCCGGCGGCCACCGTTCCGACGCCGAACTCCGAGACGAGCTTGACGCCGACGGTTGCGCTTGGGTTGACGCGCTTGATATCCCAAATCAATTGGGCGAGATCTTCGATCGAGTAGATGTCGTGGTGCGGCGGAGGGCTAATCAGCGCGATTCCCGGTTGCGCGTGGCGCAGACGCGCGATCATCTCGGTAACCTTGTGCCCGGGAAGCTGCCCGCCCTCGCCCGGCTTGGCACCTTGGGCGATCTTGATCTCGACCTCTTGCGCGCGTGCGAGATACGCTGCCGTCACGCCGAAACGCGCCGAAGCAACTTGTTTGATCTTGTTGTCGTACGGGGCGTCTTCGCCGCCCTCGCCCGTATTGGAACGCCCTCCGATCGCGTTCATCGCGTCGGCGATCGTTTGGTGTGCTTCGGGGCTGAGGCTCCCAAGCGACATCGCGCTGGCGATGAAGCGCCGCATGATGCAACGTTCGTCTTCAACCTCGTCTATCGCGATCGCGGGGCCGGCCGCGCGTAGCGCGAGCAGATCGCGTAGATTCTGCACGCCGCGGTCGGCGATTTCGCGCGTGTAGGCATCCCACGCAACCGGCGGATCGATGCCTTTGCCCGCATCGCGCGCAACGCCCGCCGCGCGTTGGAGCGCGCGCGCGGTCTGCGGCTGCCAACCGTGCATTTCTGCGGTATCGTTGCGGCGAAAACGTACCCATCCGTAGTCGGGAAGCTCGCTCTCCACCAGGGCGGTACCCGCCCACGGAGCGCGGTAGAGCGCTTCGATCCGGTCGAACGTGCGGCCCGATAACGGCGAAGGGGAACCGGCGAAGCAACGCTCGGCGATCGATTCGTGGAGGCCGATGATGTCGAACAATTGCGCGCCGCGATAACTATCGAGCACCGAGATGCCGCACTTCGACATGATCTTCGCGATGCCCAGATCGAAAGCGGCGATGGCGCGAGCTTCCGCTTCGTCTCCCGCGACGGCGCGCACCGATTCGAGCGCGAGCCACGGGCAGACGGCGCCTGCGCCGTAGCCGATCAGGACCGCCGCGTGGTGGACGTCGCGGCAGTCGCCCGCTTCCACCGCGAGGCCCGCTTGCGTGCGCAATCCCCAATCGACAAGCGAGCGGTGGACGGCGCCGACCGCCATGGCCATCGGAATCGGCGGCGCTTGCACCGATGCGTTGCGATCGCTCAGCAGCAAGATGCTGGCCTTGTCGCGACGCACGCGAGCCACCGCCTCGGTGCAGATTCGCACCAGCGCGTCTTCGAGCGTCTCCGCGGCGTTCATGGTGCAATCGATCTGCACGAGCGGAAGTTCGGCACTGCGCGGATGCGCGTTCTGCCGCAGCGCGGCGACCTGCCCGAGCGAGAGCATCGGCGATGCCAGCGTGAGCCCCGGCAGCGGCGCGTGCTTATCGAGAAGATGCGGCCACGGGCCCAGCCGCGTGCGCAGCGAGAAGACGCAGGCTTCGCGCAGCGGATCGATCGGCGGGTTGGTCACTTGCGAGAACCGTTGCCGGAAGTACGCGTAGAACGGGCGCGGAGAACGCGCGAGCGGCGCGAGCGGCGTGTCGTCGCCCATCGACCAGAGCGGCTCCTTGCCCATCGAAGCCATCGGCTCCAGCACGAACGAGAGGTCCTCGCGCGTATAACCGAATCGGCGCTGCAGATCGGTCAACGTCGCCGCGTCCAGCGGGGTGATGGGCAGCGGATCGAGCGTTGCCGCTTCGACCGACGCTCCGGGCGGCATCTCCGCTTCAAACCCGGCGGAGAGATCGCGGTCGAACAGCAGGCGCCCCTCGCGTATGTCGAGGGCGATCATCTCGCCCGGCCCCAGGCGCCCGTTGCATACGACGCGGTCGGAATCGAAATCGGCGATGCCCACTTCGGAGCCGGCGACGATCATGCGGTCGTCGATCGTGTACCGGCACGGGCGCAAGCCGTTGCGGTCGAGCGCGGCTCCCACGTAGCGCCCGTCGGCGAACGCAACCGCCGCCGGCCCATCCCACGGTTCGATGACGTCGGCGTGATACCGATGAAAGCGCGATTCGCGAGCGTCGGCGACCGGAGGCATCAGCATGCGCAACGATTCGCAGACGGTGCGATCGTGGCGCGCGAGCAGTTCGGTGATCTCGTCCAGGCTCGCAGAATCGGAAACGCCCGGCGAGAGGAGCGGTTCGAACTGCACGTTCAACGACGCGCGCCGGGCCTCCATTCGCGCGCGATTGCCCCAGATCGTATTGATCTCGCCGTTGTGCGCGAGCAAGCGAAACGGCTGCGCCAACGACCAACGAGGCAGCACGTTGGTCGCGAACCGCTGGTGAAAGAGCGCGAACGCGCTCGCGTACGCCGGGTCGGCGAGGTCGCGATAAAAGGCGGACAGGTCGCCGCTTGCGCAGAGCGCCTTGTACACGATCGTCTGCGACGAGAGCGAACAGACATACGCGCCGGACTCGCGCTCGAAGGCCTTGCGTAAAAGTGAGAGACGGCGCTCGATCTGCTCTGCGCCGTCTCTAGATGGGTGCTCCGCGGGAGTCGCTGTGGTGAGCAGCGCCTGCCGTATTCTTGGGAGTCCATCTCGAGCTTTCGGCCCTAGGAGCGACGGGTCGATTGGAACGTCGCGCCATAGGATAATTCGAAAACCGTGCTTGACGGTCTGTCGTTCGAACGCGTCGGACTCGGCCTGCGCGTCGTTCGGGGTAAGGAAGAGCATCGCGACGGCAAGCGGCGCATGCGGCTCGACCGGCGTGTTCGCCGCGGAGAGTTGCTGGAGGAAGAAGTCGCGCGGAAGCTGCGTGAGCACTCCGACACCGTCGCTGCTGCGGCCGTCGGATGCAACCGCGCCGCGGTGCCCGAGCCGGGCAAGCGCGGTGAGCGAGCGATCGAGAACCTCGCGGCTCGGTTGGCCGTCGAGCGCAGCAACAAAGCCGACGCCGCAGGCGTCGCGATCGTAACGGGGATCCAAGAGCGAACGCGCCATGCGCCACTATACGACGAATCCCGGGCTCTTGTATAGTCCGCGGGCCCAACAATGTATCGTATGGCTAATGCGCGCTAGCTAGGGCGGCCGTACAATCGAGCTACGATGGCACAGCGAAATCTCGCATTCATCACGGGACACGCGCCCGGGCACCAGACGCTCGAAGCGGGCTTGATCGCGCAAGTCGAACGCTTCGTCTCGCTGGGACGGCGCAACATCGTCGTCGTGATGGATACGTTTCCAAGTATCGAGGAAACGACGATGAGCGCGCTGCACAGGCTCTTACACCGCGCGGCCGAGTTGGAGGTTCAGCTTACATGCGTTGCACTTGACGAGCGAACCGTAACCGCGATTCGCACGCGCCCGATGCTGGAATCGTTACGCATCATCCGGCACGTCGATCAAATTCCGGGCGCCGCATAGATAACCGTTACTCGGTAATCGTCTCGACGGTTTTTCCGATGCGAGCGGCAGCTTCGCCCGCGTAAAATCCGTACTTGCCCTTGATGTGCTCCCAGCCGTCTTTGGGATTATCATAAATCCAGGCGACGCGTGCGATGCGCTTCTCACCTTCAACGTAATCGACGTAGAAGCAGCGCCCCTTGTAGGGACAGGTGTAATCGTGCGCCGTCGTTTCAAGATGTGAACTATCGACGGCGGACCCGTCGACGTACCAGTTGCCTTCGACTTTTTGGACGGCTGCCTCGCGGGCGTCCGCGATCACGTTGCCGGAGCCTTTTTCGGTAATAACTACTCGCATACTCGGTATAACGCACCTCGCACTCGGTGGGTTGAGGCTTACGCGAACTTCGCTGAAAAAGCCACGGTGCGTCCGGGTGGGGCGCGCCGTGGCTTGCGGGTTTTCGAGATCGGTCTTAGGCGGGGACGAGGCCTAGGCCGCGCGCGATGCCCGCGCCGAATTCGGCATCGGCTTTGGTGAAGTGCCCGAGTTGCCGCTCTTGCACCTCGCGCCGAATACCCGTCATCGCGTTGACGATCGTATCGATCAGGCGCGCCTTTTCTTCGGCCGACATCAGACGATAGAGATCGCCCGCCTGTTGGTAGTCGTCGTTACGATAGGAAGCCTGCGCGTAGCGCCCGGTCGTGCCCTTGAGCGCGAAGGCGGGCTCGGCATACTCCGGCCGCTGCGTCGGGCCACCTAGACTGTTCGGCTCGTACACCGGCTTGTTGCCGCCGTTGTCGTCGTAGCGCATATGGCCGTCGCGCTGGTAGTTGTTCACCGCGGCATTGTGCGGGCGGTTGACCGGCAGCGTCGCGTAGTTCGGCCCGATCCGATAACGGTGCGCGTCCGCATAGGCGAAGACGCGGCCTTGCAGCATCTTGTCGGGCGAGTAGTAGATGCCCGGCACGACGTTGGACGGCTCGAAAGCCGCCTGTTCGATATCGGCAAAGTAATTTGCCGGATTGCGATCGAGCACCAGACGGCCGACCGGGATGAGCGGATAATCCTTATGCGACCACACTTTGGTGACGTCGAACGGATCCCACTTGTAGGTGAATGCTTCTTCGTGCGGCATGATCTGCACGAACAGCCGCCACGCCGCGACGTCTCCTCCGGCGATGAGATTGAAGAGGCTGCGCGTGTGATGATCGGGGTCTTCGCCGGCGATGCGCGCCGCTTCTTGGCGCGTGTAGTTCTTCACACCGAGTTCCGGTTTGAAGTGGTACTTTACCCAGTGCGTTTCGCCTTTGGCGTTAATCCACTGATAGGTATGGCTGCCGTAGCCGTTCATGTGTTGGAATGCCGCGGGAATGCCGCGATCGCCCATCAAGAACGTTACTTGGTGCAGCGATTCCGGTGAGAGCGACCAGAAATCCCACTGCATGTCGGCATCGCGCAGATGCGACTGCGGCAAGCGTTTCTGCGAATGGATGAAGTCGGGAAACTTCAGCGGATCGCGAATGAAAAAGACCGGCGTGTTATTGCCGACCAAGTCGTAGTTGCCGTCTTCGGTATAAAACTTCAGGGCAAACCCACGCGGATCGCGTGCCGTATCGGCCGAGCCCAACTCGCCGGCGACGGTGGAGAAGCGCGCGAGCGCCTCGGTGCGTTTGCCTTTGCCGTTCAAAAACGCGGCCTTGGTGTATTGGCTGACATCTTCGGTGACTTCGAAGTACCCGAATGCGCCCGCGCCTTTAGCGTGGACCACCCGTTCGGGGACGCGCTCGCGATTGAAGTGCGCGTTCTTTTCGATGAGATGGTAATCGGTTAAGAGTAGCGGCCCGGGATCGCCGGCCGACAGTGAGTTTTGATTATCGGAGATCGCCGCGCCGAAATTGCCGGTCAGTTTCTCCGGCCCTTGCTTGCCGTTGGTTTCGCTCATGGGTAGACTCCCCTCGCTTGCTATAAAATGAAAGTCGTTTTCATTTAAACTCGAGAGTAGCACCGCGGATGGGGGACGTCAAGGGTCCCGGGTGCGGCGGGTAGTGGTCCCTTTTGAAAACCGGCCCGCGGGCGTCCCCCGGAGGAGCAAGCAGGATGCTGGGAGCCTTCGCTCGTTTTAAGTCCCTATGGCGGGTTACGAGGGGGCGTTCTTTGATTTTAGTACCCCTGTTATCTTACAGTGGGAGGAAGACGCGATCCGCTCGGCCGCATCGACCGGCAACCTCGACTTTAGCGATCATGCCGTCACCCAGGCAATCGACCGGTCGATCAGCCTTAAGATTGTCCCGGGTCTCGTTATCCATGGAACCGCTACCGACAAGGACCTTCCGGGCAACACCGACAGCCACCACCCAGGAATCGCCTTTTTTGGATTCGAGAATCGCCGAAGGGGCATACTTGTGAAGGTTGGCGCGGTTTACACGTACCTCGTGGTGACTTTACATGACAAGCGAACATAGCGACGACGGGAACTCGCGCGTCACCTTCACATACACCGCCCCTTCGGGAGCGGTAATAGTTGTTCGCAATGTACCAGCAAAAAACGCTCCCTCCGATTCATCGCAAGTTGTATATTCGCTTACTGTAGCGTCTAAGCTGCAAGATTTAGTCCAGAGTGCGCTCGCGACGGCCGACGTTGCCAAAATAACAGACCTCTCATACGACGACACGCCAGTTCAGCGGGATGCCGACTACGAGTTTAAATTCGTAGGTAGCGACACCAACTTTTTGCACGCTAGAGTACAAACGTGGCGGCTGATATTCGACAAACTCCACACGGCAACAAAAACTGCCATTCGCGCCACGACCAAAAACTTCAGCGGGAGAATACCTGCTGACATGTTCCCGACGGTCGCCTTCGTTCGTCCGTCTAGTATAGGGATTGGCGTACGTACTAGCGAGCAGACATCAATGTTCCAAACTCCGGGCGACGAACCAAGCAAGTCGGCGTTACGGTACTTAATGGCGACCACGCAATGGCTTGGCGGGGAGGGGGCGCTTCCCGCTGAACTTGAGGACGACGACGTACTATTGGAGGGCATTCTAAGGGCCGTGGAAGAGCTGGCTCCGCCCAACGACCCCTCCTCCGTCGCATTAGTTAAGATCGAAGACATCTCGAATCATACTTCTACGGAGTTCACGCGCGAGAAGCGCGAGAGAGCAAAAGATAAGAGGCTGGACATTCGGCTTAAGCGATCACCGACATTAAGAAAAATCGACATAATCGGGACGATCGATATCCTTGACCTGTCAAAAAAAGTACATCTCCGTGACGTTGAAGAGACCACCGAGTGGCGCTCGCAGATCGTTGCAAACGCAGTATTTGCCGAAGACTTATTGGCCCCGTTATTAGAGAATTTCGGTAAGAGGGTCCACGTGACGGCTTTTCAGGAAAAAATGCCTGATGGCACATGGTCCAGGCAAATAGAAATCGTGGACGTTCGTCGCATTGATGAGAAAAGCGATTTAGGCGGCTAGACCACCGCGCATGAGGTCGGGCAGATTCGCCAGGTCGTGCAGCGTCCAGATGCGATCCGTCAGCC belongs to Candidatus Dormiibacterota bacterium and includes:
- a CDS encoding catalase, whose protein sequence is MSETNGKQGPEKLTGNFGAAISDNQNSLSAGDPGPLLLTDYHLIEKNAHFNRERVPERVVHAKGAGAFGYFEVTEDVSQYTKAAFLNGKGKRTEALARFSTVAGELGSADTARDPRGFALKFYTEDGNYDLVGNNTPVFFIRDPLKFPDFIHSQKRLPQSHLRDADMQWDFWSLSPESLHQVTFLMGDRGIPAAFQHMNGYGSHTYQWINAKGETHWVKYHFKPELGVKNYTRQEAARIAGEDPDHHTRSLFNLIAGGDVAAWRLFVQIMPHEEAFTYKWDPFDVTKVWSHKDYPLIPVGRLVLDRNPANYFADIEQAAFEPSNVVPGIYYSPDKMLQGRVFAYADAHRYRIGPNYATLPVNRPHNAAVNNYQRDGHMRYDDNGGNKPVYEPNSLGGPTQRPEYAEPAFALKGTTGRYAQASYRNDDYQQAGDLYRLMSAEEKARLIDTIVNAMTGIRREVQERQLGHFTKADAEFGAGIARGLGLVPA
- a CDS encoding DUF427 domain-containing protein, which codes for MRVVITEKGSGNVIADAREAAVQKVEGNWYVDGSAVDSSHLETTAHDYTCPYKGRCFYVDYVEGEKRIARVAWIYDNPKDGWEHIKGKYGFYAGEAAARIGKTVETITE
- the gltB gene encoding glutamate synthase large subunit, which produces MARSLLDPRYDRDACGVGFVAALDGQPSREVLDRSLTALARLGHRGAVASDGRSSDGVGVLTQLPRDFFLQQLSAANTPVEPHAPLAVAMLFLTPNDAQAESDAFERQTVKHGFRIILWRDVPIDPSLLGPKARDGLPRIRQALLTTATPAEHPSRDGAEQIERRLSLLRKAFERESGAYVCSLSSQTIVYKALCASGDLSAFYRDLADPAYASAFALFHQRFATNVLPRWSLAQPFRLLAHNGEINTIWGNRARMEARRASLNVQFEPLLSPGVSDSASLDEITELLARHDRTVCESLRMLMPPVADARESRFHRYHADVIEPWDGPAAVAFADGRYVGAALDRNGLRPCRYTIDDRMIVAGSEVGIADFDSDRVVCNGRLGPGEMIALDIREGRLLFDRDLSAGFEAEMPPGASVEAATLDPLPITPLDAATLTDLQRRFGYTREDLSFVLEPMASMGKEPLWSMGDDTPLAPLARSPRPFYAYFRQRFSQVTNPPIDPLREACVFSLRTRLGPWPHLLDKHAPLPGLTLASPMLSLGQVAALRQNAHPRSAELPLVQIDCTMNAAETLEDALVRICTEAVARVRRDKASILLLSDRNASVQAPPIPMAMAVGAVHRSLVDWGLRTQAGLAVEAGDCRDVHHAAVLIGYGAGAVCPWLALESVRAVAGDEAEARAIAAFDLGIAKIMSKCGISVLDSYRGAQLFDIIGLHESIAERCFAGSPSPLSGRTFDRIEALYRAPWAGTALVESELPDYGWVRFRRNDTAEMHGWQPQTARALQRAAGVARDAGKGIDPPVAWDAYTREIADRGVQNLRDLLALRAAGPAIAIDEVEDERCIMRRFIASAMSLGSLSPEAHQTIADAMNAIGGRSNTGEGGEDAPYDNKIKQVASARFGVTAAYLARAQEVEIKIAQGAKPGEGGQLPGHKVTEMIARLRHAQPGIALISPPPHHDIYSIEDLAQLIWDIKRVNPSATVGVKLVSEFGVGTVAAGVVKAYADFVTIAGNSGGTGASSLSSIKYAGNPWELGLAEAQQVLVHHGLRGRVRLRTDGGIRTARDVVVAALLGADEFAFGTSVLVALGCDMARQCHLNTCPAGIATQRPELRAKFRGKPEHLVRYFTNLAHDVRALLASLGLRNIDEAIGRVDLLDQVRDDGGLDLRAMLAASGDGPSRYQGGRNDRPLEREPLDDAWVEPALAAARAGLPYRREERVSNADRTLGARLAGRLALETFATAPDLRFHLHGTAGQSFGAFAVDGMSLALEGAANDFVGKGLCGGEIVLCPSGALAQTDDAGVILGNVALYGATAGSLFAAGSAGERFAVRNSGASAVVEGVGQHGCEYMTGGIVLVLGAAGGNFGAGMTGGTAYVIDTGGAFARERRYNADSVKIEAVSPTDDDAAMLRDLVARHASRTGSVRAQRLLDDWDATASHIVRVVPL
- the hemQ gene encoding hydrogen peroxide-dependent heme synthase, which produces MRDPNVPESLEGWWILHRMFAFDRRGWDALPEKRRARYASHAHDLIEHLRSREESDAGLAQIIGHKGDLMVTHYAREFDGLAYAQTLLDKLELREFLSPLGSYASVLELGMYDATGKIHAELAQRGLTPQMPEWVAQFDELVRKQAESPYLGPRLWARIPQRRYVCFYPMNKKREGNDNWFMLPFADRAKLMTEHGKVGRSYQGMVTQVISGSIGFDDYEWGVDLYADDPLVFKKLVYEMRFDEASSRYGEFGAFWSGLQFSPDQLHVFLDGESVPQLTTP